From Orenia marismortui DSM 5156, one genomic window encodes:
- the rpmB gene encoding 50S ribosomal protein L28, producing MARICEICGKGSNNANRVTRRGKAKKEGGVGRNVTGIANRKQRPNLQKVKAIVDGSPKRIKVCTSCLKAGKVERAY from the coding sequence ATGGCAAGAATATGTGAAATCTGTGGTAAAGGATCTAATAATGCTAACAGAGTAACTCGTAGAGGTAAGGCTAAAAAAGAAGGTGGAGTTGGTCGTAATGTAACTGGTATTGCAAACAGAAAACAAAGACCTAATCTACAAAAAGTTAAAGCAATTGTTGATGGTTCTCCTAAAAGAATCAAAGTATGTACTTCTTGTTTAAAAGCAGGAAAAGTAGAAAGAGCATACTAA
- a CDS encoding DUF1858 domain-containing protein codes for MKVNKEMPILEILQKYPEANEVFISHGLGCAKCLAANYENLETVARVNEVDIELLLQELDNLIKNN; via the coding sequence ATGAAGGTTAATAAAGAAATGCCTATATTGGAAATTTTACAAAAGTATCCGGAAGCTAATGAAGTTTTTATATCTCATGGTCTAGGTTGTGCTAAATGTTTAGCTGCTAATTATGAGAATTTAGAGACAGTAGCTAGAGTTAATGAAGTAGATATAGAATTATTACTACAAGAATTGGATAATTTAATTAAAAATAATTGA
- a CDS encoding Asp23/Gls24 family envelope stress response protein: protein MKTGQELTNELGMVKISEDVISIIAGLAAMECYGLVGMASKSFQEGLAKLLGTEHLSNGVEVEINEEGVKVDLYIIVEYGTKISEVAHNVIDRVKYTLEEMTGVSVLEVNINVQGVRVNNAT from the coding sequence ATGAAAACTGGGCAAGAGTTGACAAATGAATTAGGAATGGTTAAAATATCTGAGGATGTTATTTCAATTATTGCTGGTTTAGCTGCTATGGAGTGTTATGGTTTAGTAGGGATGGCCAGCAAAAGTTTTCAAGAAGGTTTAGCAAAATTATTAGGTACAGAACACTTAAGTAATGGTGTTGAAGTTGAAATTAATGAAGAGGGAGTTAAAGTTGATCTATACATTATTGTAGAATATGGAACAAAGATATCAGAAGTAGCACATAATGTAATTGATCGGGTAAAATATACTCTAGAAGAGATGACAGGAGTTAGTGTATTAGAGGTTAATATTAATGTACAAGGAGTGAGAGTGAATAATGCTACCTGA
- a CDS encoding DAK2 domain-containing protein: MLPESLKREVKEINAEKFKQMLLVATNVLKEVENEINDLNIFPVPDGDTGTNMYLTLSNAVEEVENTTEDSVGIIANNLAMGALMGARGNSGVILSQLLRGLSDGIGDAKVLTAEVLADGLEKAANKAYQAVMKPVEGTILTVAKDVGRRAQDLAHELTVAELLIEAVKEAEKSVLKTPELLDKLKEAGVVDAGGKGYQMFLTGLLQGLTSDGAVITTKGLTGKKIPDRKEGRTESEFGYCTEFIIKGARIEDDEFKEILNKYGDSIIAVKSNDILKVHVHAKNPGLVLEEGLKYGQLTRIKIENMSEQHEERLKKEIESEVEDKQLQNLDGIGVLAVAAGEGLETIFKKLGVSYVLLGGQSMNPSIQDLLDGVNRVNTDKVIILPNNKNVISTAEQIKELTNKEVEVIPTRTIPQGVTAMMLFNPEGDLGEVSSDMKEEVEFVKTGEITYAVRDTKIKEIEINKDDILGLNEGNIEVVCNDYNQATLDLLEEMVEEDDSLITIYVGEEVSDNDKNELIDSLEKTYDEFDIEIYDGGQPIYYYIISVE, translated from the coding sequence ATGCTACCTGAGTCATTAAAAAGGGAAGTTAAAGAAATCAATGCAGAAAAATTTAAACAAATGTTATTAGTAGCTACAAATGTTTTAAAAGAAGTAGAAAATGAAATTAATGATTTAAATATATTTCCTGTTCCAGATGGAGATACAGGAACTAATATGTATTTGACATTATCAAATGCAGTAGAAGAAGTAGAGAATACTACAGAAGATTCAGTAGGGATTATAGCTAATAATTTGGCAATGGGAGCTTTAATGGGTGCCAGAGGAAACTCAGGGGTAATTTTATCTCAACTTTTACGAGGGTTATCTGATGGAATTGGCGATGCGAAAGTATTAACTGCTGAAGTCTTGGCCGATGGATTGGAAAAAGCTGCTAATAAAGCTTATCAAGCAGTTATGAAGCCAGTTGAAGGAACAATATTAACTGTAGCTAAAGATGTAGGAAGAAGAGCACAAGATTTAGCTCATGAATTAACTGTAGCAGAGTTACTAATAGAAGCAGTAAAAGAAGCAGAGAAATCGGTGCTAAAAACTCCTGAATTATTAGATAAATTAAAAGAAGCTGGAGTAGTAGATGCTGGTGGTAAAGGGTATCAAATGTTTTTAACTGGATTATTACAAGGATTAACATCTGATGGTGCAGTTATTACTACTAAAGGATTGACTGGAAAGAAGATACCTGATAGAAAAGAAGGAAGAACAGAATCTGAATTTGGTTATTGTACAGAGTTTATTATAAAGGGTGCTAGAATTGAAGATGATGAATTTAAAGAAATATTGAATAAATATGGTGATTCTATTATTGCTGTTAAATCAAATGACATTTTAAAAGTTCATGTTCATGCTAAAAATCCAGGATTAGTATTAGAAGAAGGATTAAAATATGGACAATTGACCAGAATTAAGATTGAAAATATGTCTGAGCAGCATGAAGAGAGATTAAAAAAAGAGATTGAGAGTGAAGTAGAAGATAAGCAATTACAAAATCTTGATGGAATAGGAGTATTAGCTGTAGCAGCTGGTGAAGGTTTGGAAACTATATTTAAAAAATTAGGTGTGAGCTATGTTTTATTAGGCGGTCAGTCCATGAATCCAAGTATTCAAGATTTATTAGATGGTGTAAATAGGGTTAATACTGATAAAGTTATTATTTTACCTAATAATAAAAATGTTATTTCAACAGCTGAACAGATAAAAGAATTAACAAATAAAGAGGTTGAAGTCATTCCAACTAGAACTATTCCTCAAGGAGTAACAGCAATGATGTTATTTAATCCTGAAGGAGACCTAGGTGAAGTAAGTTCAGATATGAAAGAAGAGGTCGAATTCGTAAAGACTGGTGAAATTACATATGCTGTTAGAGATACTAAGATTAAAGAGATAGAGATTAATAAAGATGATATATTAGGTCTTAATGAAGGAAATATAGAAGTAGTATGTAATGATTATAATCAAGCTACTTTAGATTTATTAGAGGAAATGGTAGAAGAGGATGATTCTTTGATTACTATTTATGTTGGTGAAGAAGTATCAGATAATGATAAAAATGAATTAATTGATAGCTTAGAAAAAACTTATGATGAATTTGATATTGAGATCTATGATGGGGGTCAACCCATTTATTATTATATTATTTCTGTAGAGTAG
- a CDS encoding DegV family protein, whose translation MGKIAVVTDSTADLSPELIARYNINVIPLKVRLGEHEYEDGIDIAREDFLTELEESDIMPSTSQPPIGSFLDLYKKLAEEHEQILSIHFSEKLSGTIKTARLAANMLEDIDIKVVDSKTVTGALGLIVIEAAKAISNGSSLDETINLISQLKENINTYFTIDDLSYLERGGRIGKATAFVGNLFNVKPILTIDNGEITPYKKIRGERKLYKTLTKLVRKELDDNKGHKLVILYGKYLDNANKLRDILTDEFEWEEVSMLQLGSIVSAHVGPTPYGMVIYK comes from the coding sequence ATGGGAAAAATAGCAGTTGTAACTGATAGTACAGCCGATTTATCACCAGAATTAATAGCTAGATATAATATAAATGTAATTCCTTTAAAAGTAAGGTTAGGGGAGCATGAATATGAGGATGGCATTGATATAGCTAGGGAAGATTTTTTAACTGAGCTAGAAGAAAGTGATATAATGCCTTCAACATCACAGCCACCTATTGGAAGTTTTCTTGATCTATATAAAAAATTAGCAGAGGAGCATGAGCAAATTTTATCTATACATTTTTCAGAAAAACTGAGTGGAACTATAAAGACTGCTCGTTTAGCTGCTAATATGTTAGAGGATATTGATATTAAAGTTGTTGATTCTAAAACTGTAACAGGGGCTTTAGGACTAATAGTAATTGAAGCTGCTAAGGCTATATCTAATGGTAGTTCCTTAGATGAAACTATTAATTTGATATCTCAATTAAAAGAAAATATTAATACCTATTTTACTATAGATGATTTAAGTTACCTAGAACGTGGTGGTAGAATAGGAAAAGCTACTGCCTTTGTAGGTAATTTGTTTAATGTTAAGCCTATACTTACAATAGATAATGGAGAAATTACTCCTTATAAAAAGATAAGAGGAGAAAGAAAATTATACAAAACATTAACAAAATTAGTTAGAAAAGAGCTTGATGATAATAAAGGACATAAATTAGTCATATTATATGGAAAGTATTTAGATAATGCAAATAAATTAAGGGATATTTTAACAGATGAGTTTGAATGGGAAGAAGTTAGTATGTTACAGTTGGGTTCAATAGTTTCTGCTCATGTTGGCCCAACACCTTATGGAATGGTTATTTATAAATAG